Genomic DNA from Corticium candelabrum chromosome 5, ooCorCand1.1, whole genome shotgun sequence:
CATAAGTTCTCTCAACTGATTGTGAGCCCAAGTATGACAAATGAAAAATATTATCTTCTGATAAGAAAGAGTAGGAGTTGTGTAACCCCGTAAGATCTCTTCTGTACTCTGTATCTCTTGGTTTTATTGCACATCCACAATCTGCTATTGATTCTGGACTTGGCGAGGCACCGTCTGACTTCATATCAACCAAATCTTGTTCAGTGAGTCCTAGTAAAGTTGCAGCCTTGCAAGAAATGAGATTTGGGTCAGACTTAGCTTTTTTCAGAGGAGGCCGAGGAGGCAAAGCTCGACGAGAATACAACGAACCGTCTGCAACCGGAGAAGAGGAAGAAACTCTGTTCTGAGAATCATCATCACGGCTAATAGCAGATCCATCAGTCTCCACCTCTTGTGAAGACTCCAGAGTAACTCTACTTTCGAAAACCTCGTCTAAATCGGCTGTTTCAGCCTTTGTCGGAGTCCTGCTTCCTAAAACGAACTGTTCATAATCGTCTCTTCCCTCTTTTGCCTTCCCCAAAAACTTCAAAGTGGCAACAGGAGTATGAGGAGGTGACAACGTACATGGAATCGACCGGCCGGAAGTCGGGGACGACTGAACTGGAACTCGGCGAAGCAGGTTTTCATAGTTGTCGCTCTTGACTGCTCCTGCCACCTCCAACATTGTTAACGTCCTATTGGGTGGATCTTTACTTTTGTCTGGAGACGTTATGGAGTACGAAGATGAAGAGAAGTCAACGTCAGCATACTGGATAACGCCGCCGTTCCGACGTTTTCCTGGCCCAGACTTCACGGTCGTCGGTGAACGATTATTAGTTAGTTTACCTCTGACAGCGCTTGGAGAGGAGTGCTCTTTGAGCGCAATGTGTTCGGATTCCCTTGTCTCTCTGGAAGGAGCAAACTCGACGAACGTCACTGGGTTGATTTGAGCGTACACTGTCTCACGACGCTCTCGCGGTTCGGTGTCGAGTGTATTGCTTATGACAGCGTCGCAATCTACAGAACAGAAAGCCTTCTGCTGCGCCATAACTGCAGAGACGGTAATGATCGGTACGGTGATCGAACGCAATGAGCACGTGAGTGGGCGTACTCGTTCGGCTTAAGGGTTGGTTTCCGGTATATCGCAGATGGCGGCGCTTTGAGACAAGAGGCAAGAACGTCAACGGAAATTGCTCAACAATCGCAGTAATTTAACTGAAAAGATTCAGTTACCTACCGCTAGGCAAAGTCCTAAAACAAAACAGCAGCTGTAAGGAATTAATTATATTCTCAGTGAATTGTTTCGCAAATCACTGGAAACGTATACCACATGCACACCTTCGCACTCCCACATACGTCCGTATGTTGGGTGTACAGTATCGATCATTTTCACTATTTCACAGTAAATCAGGATTCACGGTAATCAGGAAACACAGTTCTATACCTACTTGTGTGATCATATATACGAAGTGGATCCACAGCTGCAGTGATATGTAATATCGGTAAACACAACTACAACTACCTTTGTCATATCGACAAACGCTACAAAATAAGCGTTTCTGTTACCACATAGTTGTATATACATAGAACCTAGTTAGGGCAGACTTCAACATCAGAAAGAGAGTCTGCGTTTTCTCAAGACTGGGTTGAGGACTATTGCCATGAATAGTAAGCGTAAACGAAAATATTAGTACAGCGCCCAAGACGTCATCTTTGCAGCTACCAAGTATTCGGACATACAGTTGCCACAACACAAGTTGAAATTTGGTCTACATTGTTCCAGAccaatgtattaattaaaatacaattCATATTTATGGTATTGTAACAAATTATGATATTGTAACAAATGAAACTATCAATGAGACTACTCAAGATTGTCAACAACTGACTGCAGTAACTCATCCACAGGCAAGTTAGTGACTTCACTAGAAAAGAGATCCGAAGCCACGTTTTTAAGCAACTTTGTAACATTACTTCTCAGTCGTTCCAACTCAGCAGCGGTATCCACCAATGAGTTAAATATTTCAGCAGGACTTTGCTTGTAGAACTCAACAGCAAGTTGACGCTTTTCAGATGACAAATAGTTTTTAAGAGCTTGGGGTAAACTAAATGGGTGTTTCTTGTCCTCTGAGCTTCTATTTCTGCTAGTTACTGGACACTTATCATCAAGTATAattacatcatcatcatcatcatcatcatctttgTCTAGACATGTAGTTTCAGTCTCCTCCCTAGGAGATGTTGAATTCAAAACATTGTTTTCTGGCGCAGGGACCTTACTATTATGAGGTCCTGTACTAAGAGATCCTGTACAAATAGATTGTGATGAATGAGGAGGTAGAAAAATTGTCTCAGACCGCTTTCTCTTTCTGCTGTTAGTCCCACTATATACAAGCAAAACACTTCTTCAggtacatatatacatactcaACATAGACACCGATTATAACTTTtgtcttattattattacattcaAAACAGGTGTTTCAGTAATTGCTCTTACCTGACACTTGTTGCAGCAATGTGAGTGGGGGAAACTGATTCTGCCAGTTGTAGCAACATCATATAATTTTGTCCATTATCACTGCCTTGTTGTGAAGATGCTGCATCAGCACACaaccattaattaagtgtagaAAACATTTACTGCATGCAGCTTTGCATTTTTACATACTGCCACGTGTGAGGTGAGTGGGAGATGTAGTTGGCAATGTGTTAACTAAAATGCAACTGGCAGGTGACTGGATTGGCAAACTATTAATGGATGAAGACTGCAACACTGGAATAGCTTGGTTATTTGTTCTCATTTGCACTAACAGTGGCGATTCCTGTAGTCAAACTAAGCTCATCAATAAATACTcataaacaaaacagcaacatcaCAAACCATTGTACTGACTGGAACAAACTGCTGTTGCTGTGCACGTCTCACATCTACGACATTTCTAATGACATCTTGACGAGCTCTGACTGTTAGTTCTGCTGCATAAGTTTGCTTCAACCTTCAACCCAAACATCACGGCCATACTGCAGATTTTGAAAAGCAAAGTATAAAATAGCACACTTTGAAGTTTGTTCAGGCTTCTCTTGCTTGATCTGccaacataaataaataaccaAAAAGTCTActaataaaacagaaaaattgaaACTTCTCACCACGTCAGCTTCCCTAACATCCAACAACAACCGTTCcctacacagacaaataaaagCTTGCCAAGTCTGCACTAATTACCACCCACATCTTATTACTTTTGCATCTTTCTCTTTTCCTTTTTGTCATAGGCCTGCACAAACTCATCATTGAcatcctcctcttcctctGGAACACCGCATGACCGAAAATTAAGATCTGGATTCAAATCGCAAAACCACTTTTCTGGTAAGCTGTCTGGATCAGTTCCAAGGGGTAGTTTCCGCCATTTTAGACAATCGGGATAATCACACTGAACCCATGTCTGATCTGGACCTCTGATATGAAAAGCACGTtctaataaaaatttatgaagTCGGTAGCAAATCTACTGACACAATGTCCACTGGTGAATCTACATCAACAGATGAATCGGCTGCTTGATTCTCTGAATTTCGTGACGAGACTAAATTCTTTTTCTCAAACCTATCATAAATGAAAGGTAACAAACCAAACACCAACATCATACAAATTATGCAATTGATCATACCAATACTCATTCAGCTTGGCTCCAAGTGCAACAAGACAAGCCCTATTAAAATATTAGCAAACCACAGCAATGAAGTAACAGAAATATCCACACAACAATCACTATTAGACCAAAATCTATGCCTACAATAATCAAATCATGAGTGTGTGATCGCTTCTgactgtataatataataacaaagtccatcagccactggggtccgggtgggacttcaggtgcccacaccacagttggcgtcgcagtcggtgctcctgcgagcacctggccaggctccaggagattgcttagcatggcccatagctcctgcttagtgcacaggaacccagcctgggggcattaccgtttaacagcagctccttatccatttgccataaTACATCAATTCGGTTTCCTATGTAACAATTTTTAAGAAATATTGCTTGTTAGTATTCTTGTAACGTAAAATTATTCAATTGTGTTCAAGGATGCAACACTATACACATTATATCTATGTCTACATTATATCTATGTGTACATACCGATATGCCACATTATATTCaaaatcttgtttgttgtgtgttggaTGAAGAAAGTTGCATTCGATAACACCAACAACACCGACACCACGCCCATTgttctgcaacaacaaaaaaatgaGATAAATCCCTGGTAAACGTACATAAACAGTTAGCTATAAGCAACTGAATAGGTTCACTTGACAATGCATATTGACTATCTCTGAACAAAATAGACTGTTATACTTTTACAAAAGAGGCCTAAAGTATTtgcaaactacatatataAACAAGCAAGTCTGCTCAAATATTAACAATTTCATAGACCCTGTGCTTATAGACCAATACTTGTATTATGTCACGGCAAATCACCTGCATTCATCACCTATCATCATCTTCAAAATGCACCTACACCTGTGTAGTACTTTCTAGTTCAACAATACTACCCATAaccacaaaacaacacaagaaGCTTGatatgttaatattaatcaaaaGTCCAATGATGTCTATAGCTGTTGAGAggagtggaacaaaaagcacgttctaaaacacgtggagtgcgTGCGAGGAGAACTGGGTAGAGTCTAGTAACAAACTAAACTTTTTCTAGTAGCAACGACTATGAGCCAATACATTGTGTTACTCACATTCATATTGCTGCTTTTGACTGTACAGAGTAAACTAAAGCAAGCTTTTGTACCAAAGTATTTAAATGCAAATTTACGATCAATTGCTTAAACAAAGTCATAATCCAATCTACTAGATTGACTATTTAGCAATTAAAATGTGTGGTTGTTATTTACCTTCACTTGATTTCCAACCCTCACATAGCCTTTTATGAGCCGGTTATGGTGATACATCATGACACCATAATGATGACGCTTTGGACTGAATCCAAACACAATCTTCAcacgtttctgtgtttgtaATCAAAGTCAGGACAAACAACCACAAGTAATGCAGAAGAATTCGGTTTTGGTTTGGTTTGGATACGTTCAACTCTCTTGGTCGATAAACATCAACCTCAGTATGTGTTAGACTCTTAGCGATCGCTTGAGTTTGAACTTTCTTCCCTCTTAGATAAATTTTCATGCTTGGCTTCAGATACAGAATGCTACAGTATGCCTGCACAAATATCAATGAGCAACACTAGCATCAAAgtcataatatatatatatatatatatatatatatatatatatatatatatatatatacagtaggacctcaaagatacgaacaccaGACAACCGAACTGACCGGTCAACCGAACAGCATGCTCTAGCGCGAGCGCGCGCTCTTGCAAAATTTGATCACGTAATGTAgccacgcgcacgcgcactttTGCTTTTGAGAGAGCTCCTGGACCTTGCAGGACAAAAAAGGGGTTCTGCCTTGAAGCAAAAGACAATggattgttattttagtaaccCTTGAATTCGTTCTTACACTCTCACAGTTACTGTAGTTCACGTACTTATCCTTTTTGTTAGCCATACAGTGTACTCCTGTTTTCACAAGTTATGTAATCATCGATATTACAAACTTCAGACTTATGAACATTTCACAATTACGAACACCCAATTTCCCGaggtgttcgtatctttgaggtcctactgtatatatatatatataaatctGTACCCGTAATGAGTAGTCCATAGCTGGATGCCAGTCTTCACGATCCTGCTTCTTGTATTTACCTTTCGCTGAGCTGTGGTGTGCATCATCTGGAATCATGATATCTGTGATGTCTGTGGCCAAGTCAAATTCTAAGTGTCCATCTATAGTTTGTCGCAAGTTGTAGATGATTATGTGTGTCCCTGTTCCACTCTTCTTGAAGTGCTGCTTGAACTGGCTTAGTAGTTCTGCTTCTGAGTGAAAAAGAGAGTACGTCTTGATTGCTGTTAGACTATTCTCGGCATCAACAGTTGGAATCACAGCTAATAACTAAGTCAAGGTTGGTCACTACTGTAACTTACTCTGCCTGCATGCAATTTGTCATaacgttgtctgtctgcctgtctgtccagccATGTGCCTAACAACAAACTTGTCACCCCATCCGTCACCATTTGTCTCCCTGCTTATCAAAACATTTGCATGTTCCCCTCTTCCCATATAAACCAATGGGCAACTTGTTGTCTCTACACATGTTTTTTACTCATTCTCTCTAATAGCAAGGATACTGTCGCTTGACCTCGTCCATGACACTATCGGAACTAGAATGGTCTCAGCATTTATAGCCGCCAAGTAAGACTGTGATAGAAAACCAACACTCATTGTGTCTTTGTGCATTGTAAACACAAGTGCATCTTTCCCTAGGCGCATGCTGCCGGACTTGAAACCATTCCCATAGTGTCCAATGGGCTTGTGTTTATCATCCAAAAACACATCCTACAACACAGAATAGTTGGCTATAACATCCAAGAGTGACTTTCACAGGGTCACTAGCCTTGTCACAAAATCCAAAACTGTAACATGACAACAAAATATTAGCAACCAATgaaccaattaattaaattaagaagTAAACCTGAGCATCCTGTGCAGTCCGTCTGCATCCATTCCTTTTCCATCATCAGTAAAGGTGAAGCAAAACCTTTCAAATTCACCATGCCGTTTCAGTTCAATATTCAATACACGTGCTTTTACATCAGGGTCGTAAGCATTGTCTACAACAGTAAACTACTAattattgacacatttacatCCACAAATACTTTGTATTGTTAGGAATAGCTACAGTAGTAGAGCCAAATTCTAGGTGGTccccttaattaattctactTGCCCGTCCAGAGTGCTTGCCTAGCACTAAGCAGTAATTATCCCGTACCTACTCTTGTATCACCCCACCCCCATAGCACGTCAGCATAGTCTGTAAAGTATAGGATGGGGTCTTGTAGAGGACATAAGACATTTAGCTGCTAATTGATAAAAGTGTTTGACTAATTACTACAACTTAAGTTTGCTATAACAACCA
This window encodes:
- the LOC134179536 gene encoding MORC family CW-type zinc finger protein 3-like isoform X1, whose translation is MAVALCHENGIRQSQLSPKYLESNSTSHNWPFSAVAELIDNAYDPDVKARVLNIELKRHGEFERFCFTFTDDGKGMDADGLHRMLSFGFCDKDVFLDDKHKPIGHYGNGFKSGSMRLGKDALVFTMHKDTMSVGFLSQSYLAAINAETILVPIVSWTRSSDTVIPTVDAENSLTAIKTYSLFHSEAELLSQFKQHFKKSGTGTHIIIYNLRQTIDGHLEFDLATDITDIMIPDDAHHSSAKGKYKKQDREDWHPAMDYSLRAYCSILYLKPSMKIYLRGKKVQTQAIAKSLTHTEVDVYRPRELNKRVKIVFGFSPKRHHYGVMMYHHNRLIKGYVRVGNQVKNNGRGVGVVGVIECNFLHPTHNKQDFEYNVAYRACLVALGAKLNEYWFEKKNLVSSRNSENQAADSSVDVDSPVDIVGPDQTWVQCDYPDCLKWRKLPLGTDPDSLPEKWFCDLNPDLNFRSCGVPEEEEDVNDEFVQAYDKKEKRKMQKERLLLDVREADVIKQEKPEQTSKLKQTYAAELTVRARQDVIRNVVDVRRAQQQQFVPVSTMESPLLVQMRTNNQAIPVLQSSSINSLPIQSPASCILVNTLPTTSPTHLTRGTSSQQGSDNGQNYMMLLQLAESVSPTHIAATSVSGTNSRKRKRSETIFLPPHSSQSICTGSLSTGPHNSKVPAPENNVLNSTSPREETETTCLDKDDDDDDDDVIILDDKCPVTSRNRSSEDKKHPFSLPQALKNYLSSEKRQLAVEFYKQSPAEIFNSLVDTAAELERLRSNVTKLLKNVASDLFSSEVTNLPVDELLQSVVDNLE
- the LOC134179536 gene encoding MORC family CW-type zinc finger protein 3-like isoform X2, coding for MDADGLHRMLSFGFCDKDVFLDDKHKPIGHYGNGFKSGSMRLGKDALVFTMHKDTMSVGFLSQSYLAAINAETILVPIVSWTRSSDTVIPTVDAENSLTAIKTYSLFHSEAELLSQFKQHFKKSGTGTHIIIYNLRQTIDGHLEFDLATDITDIMIPDDAHHSSAKGKYKKQDREDWHPAMDYSLRAYCSILYLKPSMKIYLRGKKVQTQAIAKSLTHTEVDVYRPRELNKRVKIVFGFSPKRHHYGVMMYHHNRLIKGYVRVGNQVKNNGRGVGVVGVIECNFLHPTHNKQDFEYNVAYRACLVALGAKLNEYWFEKKNLVSSRNSENQAADSSVDVDSPVDIVGPDQTWVQCDYPDCLKWRKLPLGTDPDSLPEKWFCDLNPDLNFRSCGVPEEEEDVNDEFVQAYDKKEKRKMQKERLLLDVREADVIKQEKPEQTSKLKQTYAAELTVRARQDVIRNVVDVRRAQQQQFVPVSTMESPLLVQMRTNNQAIPVLQSSSINSLPIQSPASCILVNTLPTTSPTHLTRGTSSQQGSDNGQNYMMLLQLAESVSPTHIAATSVSGTNSRKRKRSETIFLPPHSSQSICTGSLSTGPHNSKVPAPENNVLNSTSPREETETTCLDKDDDDDDDDVIILDDKCPVTSRNRSSEDKKHPFSLPQALKNYLSSEKRQLAVEFYKQSPAEIFNSLVDTAAELERLRSNVTKLLKNVASDLFSSEVTNLPVDELLQSVVDNLE